From a region of the Panicum virgatum strain AP13 chromosome 2K, P.virgatum_v5, whole genome shotgun sequence genome:
- the LOC120692794 gene encoding uncharacterized protein LOC120692794 isoform X3, with protein sequence MSSSRYHSRPAALATSRSKRPAAFASCSSTRRRRRTADAAAATGDSSLWASLHEDLVGQIAWRVLAGDLRDYIRFRAVCPNWRSSTACPRGRGIVDRRFHPRRWMLLPEGHGLHPGHSKLRGFVRFFNLSTGAFVRVHLPLFRDHCVLDSIDGILLLQRDHDTAIRLLHPFTGDILDFPPLETLLRYVHPMLLGSKWYYIRSIRAASLNVSVDEDVSLMILGAPGMLQVAFATSGEQQWKVSSWYLKDIFSELSFQGKIYVVCEIGKSTGERILQIDPPELEGTEPWVPPPKLIAKCPVNKPGKISFYYLVECNSEVLVVAISSGIDRKILVYRLADLMLGRTVLMTCIDGNAIFIGGRNLCVRSKAFPILVGDTIVFYYREGHCFAEYHLSRGTLLPALDRSIIANAVSSPNAVSSPRSIIYHINTCCYRQIWNKGQIKFLGKTAKWRVKGKWRIGA encoded by the exons ATGTCATCGTCGAGGTATCACAGTCGCCCGGCGGCCTTGGCTACGTCCCGCAGCAAGCGCCCAGCAGCCTTTGCTTCGTGTAGCagcacgcgccggcggcgcaggaccgctgatgccgccgccgccactggagATTCATCCTTGTGGGCGTCGCTGCACGAGGATCTGGTGGGCCAGATTGCGTGGCGGGTGCTGGCCGGCGACTTGCGGGACTACATCCGCTTCCGCGCCGTGTGCCCAAACTGGCGGTCCAGCACAGCctgcccgcgcggccgcggcatTGTCGACCGGCGCTTCCACCCGCGGCGGTGGATGCTGCTGCCGGAAGGCCACGGCCTCCACCCGGGCCACAGCAAGCTGCGTGGGTTCGTCCGCTTCTTCAACCTCTCCACCGGCGCCTTCGTCCGCGTTCACCTCCCGCTCTTCAGGGACCACTGCGTCCTCGACTCTATCGACGGTATTCTCCTGCTGCAGCGGGACCACGACACGGCaatccgcctcctccacccctTCACCGGAGACATCTTGGACTTCCCCCCTCTGGAGACCCTCCTGAGGTACGTGCACCCGATGTTGTTGGGGAGCAAGTGGTACTATATCAGAAGTATCCGTGCTGCCTCGCTCAATGTGAGCGTGGATGAAGACGTCTCGCTTATGATTTTGGGGGCGCCGGGTATGTTGCAGGTAGCCTTTGCTACCTCTGGGGAACAGCAATGGAAGGTTTCAAGCTGGTACTTGAAGGATATTTTTAGTGAATTGTCATTCCAAGGCAAGATATATGTGGTTTGTGAGATCGGAAAGTCCACTGGAGAAAGGATCCTGCAGATTGACCCACCCGAGCTGGAAGGGACGGAACCCTGGGTGCCACCACCAAAGTTGATTGCCAAATGTCCAGTAAACAAACCTGGCAAAATCAGCTTTTACTATTTGGTAGAATGCAACTCAGAGGTTCTGGTGGTCGCCATAAGCTCTGGCATTGAtaggaaaattttagtttacagaCTAGCTGACCTTATGCTGGGAAGGACTGTCCTGATGACATGCATTGATGGTAATGCCATCTTCATTGGTGGGAGGAATCTGTGTGTGAGGTCTAAGGCGTTCCCTATACTTGTGGGTGACACCATTGTCTTTTACTATAGAGAGGGACACTGTTTTGCTGAATACCACCTCAGCAGAGGTACATTGTTGCCAGCATTAGACAGATCTATCATAGCAAATGCTGTATCAAGTCCTAATGCTGTATCAAGTCCTCGTAGCATTATCTACCATATCAACACATGTTGCTATCGTCAAATATG GAACAAGGGGCAGATAAAGTTTTTGGGGAAGACGGCAAAGTGGCGGGTGAAGGGAAAGTGGCGAATTGGG GCGTAA
- the LOC120692794 gene encoding uncharacterized protein LOC120692794 isoform X2 yields MSSSRYHSRPAALATSRSKRPAAFASCSSTRRRRRTADAAAATGDSSLWASLHEDLVGQIAWRVLAGDLRDYIRFRAVCPNWRSSTACPRGRGIVDRRFHPRRWMLLPEGHGLHPGHSKLRGFVRFFNLSTGAFVRVHLPLFRDHCVLDSIDGILLLQRDHDTAIRLLHPFTGDILDFPPLETLLRYVHPMLLGSKWYYIRSIRAASLNVSVDEDVSLMILGAPGMLQVAFATSGEQQWKVSSWYLKDIFSELSFQGKIYVVCEIGKSTGERILQIDPPELEGTEPWVPPPKLIAKCPVNKPGKISFYYLVECNSEVLVVAISSGIDRKILVYRLADLMLGRTVLMTCIDGNAIFIGGRNLCVRSKAFPILVGDTIVFYYREGHCFAEYHLSRGTLLPALDRSIIANAVSSPNAVSSPRSIIYHINTCCYRQIWNKGQIKFLGKTAKWRVKGKWRIGVNLASEA; encoded by the exons ATGTCATCGTCGAGGTATCACAGTCGCCCGGCGGCCTTGGCTACGTCCCGCAGCAAGCGCCCAGCAGCCTTTGCTTCGTGTAGCagcacgcgccggcggcgcaggaccgctgatgccgccgccgccactggagATTCATCCTTGTGGGCGTCGCTGCACGAGGATCTGGTGGGCCAGATTGCGTGGCGGGTGCTGGCCGGCGACTTGCGGGACTACATCCGCTTCCGCGCCGTGTGCCCAAACTGGCGGTCCAGCACAGCctgcccgcgcggccgcggcatTGTCGACCGGCGCTTCCACCCGCGGCGGTGGATGCTGCTGCCGGAAGGCCACGGCCTCCACCCGGGCCACAGCAAGCTGCGTGGGTTCGTCCGCTTCTTCAACCTCTCCACCGGCGCCTTCGTCCGCGTTCACCTCCCGCTCTTCAGGGACCACTGCGTCCTCGACTCTATCGACGGTATTCTCCTGCTGCAGCGGGACCACGACACGGCaatccgcctcctccacccctTCACCGGAGACATCTTGGACTTCCCCCCTCTGGAGACCCTCCTGAGGTACGTGCACCCGATGTTGTTGGGGAGCAAGTGGTACTATATCAGAAGTATCCGTGCTGCCTCGCTCAATGTGAGCGTGGATGAAGACGTCTCGCTTATGATTTTGGGGGCGCCGGGTATGTTGCAGGTAGCCTTTGCTACCTCTGGGGAACAGCAATGGAAGGTTTCAAGCTGGTACTTGAAGGATATTTTTAGTGAATTGTCATTCCAAGGCAAGATATATGTGGTTTGTGAGATCGGAAAGTCCACTGGAGAAAGGATCCTGCAGATTGACCCACCCGAGCTGGAAGGGACGGAACCCTGGGTGCCACCACCAAAGTTGATTGCCAAATGTCCAGTAAACAAACCTGGCAAAATCAGCTTTTACTATTTGGTAGAATGCAACTCAGAGGTTCTGGTGGTCGCCATAAGCTCTGGCATTGAtaggaaaattttagtttacagaCTAGCTGACCTTATGCTGGGAAGGACTGTCCTGATGACATGCATTGATGGTAATGCCATCTTCATTGGTGGGAGGAATCTGTGTGTGAGGTCTAAGGCGTTCCCTATACTTGTGGGTGACACCATTGTCTTTTACTATAGAGAGGGACACTGTTTTGCTGAATACCACCTCAGCAGAGGTACATTGTTGCCAGCATTAGACAGATCTATCATAGCAAATGCTGTATCAAGTCCTAATGCTGTATCAAGTCCTCGTAGCATTATCTACCATATCAACACATGTTGCTATCGTCAAATATG GAACAAGGGGCAGATAAAGTTTTTGGGGAAGACGGCAAAGTGGCGGGTGAAGGGAAAGTGGCGAATTGGGGTAAATTTGGCCTCCGAG GCGTAA
- the LOC120692794 gene encoding uncharacterized protein LOC120692794 isoform X1 codes for MSSSRYHSRPAALATSRSKRPAAFASCSSTRRRRRTADAAAATGDSSLWASLHEDLVGQIAWRVLAGDLRDYIRFRAVCPNWRSSTACPRGRGIVDRRFHPRRWMLLPEGHGLHPGHSKLRGFVRFFNLSTGAFVRVHLPLFRDHCVLDSIDGILLLQRDHDTAIRLLHPFTGDILDFPPLETLLRYVHPMLLGSKWYYIRSIRAASLNVSVDEDVSLMILGAPGMLQVAFATSGEQQWKVSSWYLKDIFSELSFQGKIYVVCEIGKSTGERILQIDPPELEGTEPWVPPPKLIAKCPVNKPGKISFYYLVECNSEVLVVAISSGIDRKILVYRLADLMLGRTVLMTCIDGNAIFIGGRNLCVRSKAFPILVGDTIVFYYREGHCFAEYHLSRGTLLPALDRSIIANAVSSPNAVSSPRSIIYHINTCCYRQIWNKGQIKFLGKTAKWRVKGKWRIGVNLASEAMRKWLCL; via the exons ATGTCATCGTCGAGGTATCACAGTCGCCCGGCGGCCTTGGCTACGTCCCGCAGCAAGCGCCCAGCAGCCTTTGCTTCGTGTAGCagcacgcgccggcggcgcaggaccgctgatgccgccgccgccactggagATTCATCCTTGTGGGCGTCGCTGCACGAGGATCTGGTGGGCCAGATTGCGTGGCGGGTGCTGGCCGGCGACTTGCGGGACTACATCCGCTTCCGCGCCGTGTGCCCAAACTGGCGGTCCAGCACAGCctgcccgcgcggccgcggcatTGTCGACCGGCGCTTCCACCCGCGGCGGTGGATGCTGCTGCCGGAAGGCCACGGCCTCCACCCGGGCCACAGCAAGCTGCGTGGGTTCGTCCGCTTCTTCAACCTCTCCACCGGCGCCTTCGTCCGCGTTCACCTCCCGCTCTTCAGGGACCACTGCGTCCTCGACTCTATCGACGGTATTCTCCTGCTGCAGCGGGACCACGACACGGCaatccgcctcctccacccctTCACCGGAGACATCTTGGACTTCCCCCCTCTGGAGACCCTCCTGAGGTACGTGCACCCGATGTTGTTGGGGAGCAAGTGGTACTATATCAGAAGTATCCGTGCTGCCTCGCTCAATGTGAGCGTGGATGAAGACGTCTCGCTTATGATTTTGGGGGCGCCGGGTATGTTGCAGGTAGCCTTTGCTACCTCTGGGGAACAGCAATGGAAGGTTTCAAGCTGGTACTTGAAGGATATTTTTAGTGAATTGTCATTCCAAGGCAAGATATATGTGGTTTGTGAGATCGGAAAGTCCACTGGAGAAAGGATCCTGCAGATTGACCCACCCGAGCTGGAAGGGACGGAACCCTGGGTGCCACCACCAAAGTTGATTGCCAAATGTCCAGTAAACAAACCTGGCAAAATCAGCTTTTACTATTTGGTAGAATGCAACTCAGAGGTTCTGGTGGTCGCCATAAGCTCTGGCATTGAtaggaaaattttagtttacagaCTAGCTGACCTTATGCTGGGAAGGACTGTCCTGATGACATGCATTGATGGTAATGCCATCTTCATTGGTGGGAGGAATCTGTGTGTGAGGTCTAAGGCGTTCCCTATACTTGTGGGTGACACCATTGTCTTTTACTATAGAGAGGGACACTGTTTTGCTGAATACCACCTCAGCAGAGGTACATTGTTGCCAGCATTAGACAGATCTATCATAGCAAATGCTGTATCAAGTCCTAATGCTGTATCAAGTCCTCGTAGCATTATCTACCATATCAACACATGTTGCTATCGTCAAATATG GAACAAGGGGCAGATAAAGTTTTTGGGGAAGACGGCAAAGTGGCGGGTGAAGGGAAAGTGGCGAATTGGGGTAAATTTGGCCTCCGAGGCAAT GCGTAAATGGCTCTGCCTGTAA